TTCTAAGTGCAGATGCGCATCGTGAAGATGAGGTTCCTTTATGTCGAGGGGTTGGCGTGGGTAGGCAACGCCGAAGACCAGGTCAAGGGCGATTTCTGACGATTTAAAGATTTGGCAATGCGTATTGCAGGCACGAATTTCGTGTCTGACTTGCTCAATTTCACTTTCATTTGCAAGGTCTGTTTTGGTCAGGAGAACAACATCTGCTGCTTCAATTTGCTCTTGCCACACCTCCACCTCATCTTTGATGCGCAGAAAGTTTTTGGCATCAACCGTTGTAATAACCGCATCGAGCACGATTTGTGGATTGAGCAAGGAGTAGATGATAGAGATAGGATTGGCAACACCTGTCGTTTCGATAACAAGCAGGTCAGGAGAGAGTTTGGAAACGATTTCATCAAGTGCTTGAACAAAATTTTCATTGATACTGCAGCAAATGCATCCATCGTTGAGCTCAAACATCTCAACAGAGAAGCCTTCAAGTAACTTGGCATCAATAGAGATTTCACC
The sequence above is drawn from the [Chlorobium] sp. 445 genome and encodes:
- a CDS encoding cobalamin biosynthesis protein P47K — protein: MSYLTQSKIPINILTGFLGSGKTTLLKQLLAKNQGRHKIAILMNEIGEISIDAKLLEGFSVEMFELNDGCICCSINENFVQALDEIVSKLSPDLLVIETTGVANPISIIYSLLNPQIVLDAVITTVDAKNFLRIKDEVEVWQEQIEAADVVLLTKTDLANESEIEQVRHEIRACNTHCQIFKSSEIALDLVFGVAYPRQPLDIKEPHLHDAHLHLE